A genomic region of Rhizobium sp. NXC24 contains the following coding sequences:
- a CDS encoding YafY family protein produces MARSERLLTLLQTLRRYRRPVSGATLADETGVSLRTLYRDIASLQTQGAMIEGEPGIGYVLKPGFMLPPMMFSQDEIEALVLGSRWVARATDSRLAAAGADALAKIAAVLPAEMREAVDQAAVVVATRRITEDKADLSLMRKAIRGERMVQLTYGDVNGAISTRRIWPFALGYFDNARIIMAWCELRQDFRHFRADRIVDFAVLDARYPRRRVTLAREWNAREGMLHD; encoded by the coding sequence ATGGCGCGCTCGGAACGGCTGCTGACCCTATTGCAGACGCTCAGGCGCTACCGACGTCCGGTCAGCGGCGCGACCCTTGCCGACGAGACTGGCGTCAGCCTGCGCACGCTCTATCGCGATATCGCCAGCCTGCAGACGCAGGGTGCCATGATCGAAGGCGAGCCTGGCATCGGCTATGTTCTGAAGCCCGGCTTCATGCTGCCGCCGATGATGTTTTCGCAGGATGAGATCGAGGCGCTGGTGCTGGGATCGAGATGGGTCGCACGCGCAACCGATTCGCGATTGGCCGCCGCCGGCGCCGATGCTCTTGCCAAGATCGCTGCGGTGCTGCCCGCCGAAATGCGCGAGGCGGTCGATCAGGCGGCGGTGGTCGTCGCAACGCGCCGCATAACGGAGGATAAGGCTGATCTTTCCCTGATGCGCAAGGCGATCCGCGGCGAACGCATGGTGCAATTGACCTATGGCGACGTCAACGGCGCTATCTCGACCCGGCGCATCTGGCCCTTCGCGCTCGGCTATTTCGATAATGCGCGCATCATCATGGCCTGGTGCGAGCTGCGCCAGGATTTTCGTCATTTCCGCGCCGACCGCATCGTCGATTTTGCGGTGCTGGACGCACGCTACCCGCGACGCCGTGTTACGCTGGCGAGGGAATGGAATGCCCGGGAGGGCATGCTTCACGATTGA